Proteins from a genomic interval of Ferrovibrio terrae:
- a CDS encoding PAS domain-containing protein has protein sequence MSDAASPRPWLQDRRVAHLLSFWRAARPAVDRLPARAAMDPVRLGPDILPYLALVEVTHGGTRFRFRLVGSKLIEHAALDLSGSYIDDLNPNTDYAEYINGLYRLGRDARLPVYSETRYRADSGRVGLTRRLLCPLADDGLAVDRFVAVQVFETDDRIGDAPTYTYAARFLPGIAKALADAD, from the coding sequence ATGAGCGATGCGGCGTCCCCACGGCCCTGGCTGCAGGATCGCCGCGTCGCGCATCTGCTGTCCTTCTGGCGCGCGGCGCGTCCGGCGGTCGACCGGTTGCCGGCGCGCGCGGCGATGGATCCGGTGCGCCTTGGCCCCGATATCCTGCCCTATCTTGCGCTGGTCGAGGTCACGCATGGCGGGACGCGCTTTCGCTTCCGCCTGGTCGGCAGCAAGCTGATCGAGCATGCCGCGCTCGATCTCTCGGGTAGCTATATCGACGACCTCAATCCCAACACGGACTATGCCGAATACATCAACGGCCTGTACCGGCTTGGCCGCGATGCGCGACTGCCGGTGTATTCCGAAACGCGCTATCGCGCCGACAGCGGCCGTGTCGGCCTGACCCGCCGTCTGCTCTGTCCGCTGGCCGATGACGGCCTCGCGGTCGACCGCTTCGTCGCCGTGCAGGTTTTCGAGACCGATGACCGCATCGGCGATGCACCCACCTACACCTATGCCGCACGATTCCTGCCGGGCATCGCCAAGGCGCTGGCCGATGCGGATTAG
- a CDS encoding alpha/beta fold hydrolase — MRISHKIASGRATLAAEVSGSGSPVVFLHAAVCDSRMWRAQLDAAAASHLAIAYDRRGFGQTVAETEDHSAVGDLLSVIDTVAPGAPAILVACSQGGRVALDAALLHPARIRHLVLISPSVSGAPDPVLSPEIQALMAAQKTAEDAGDLDRVNALKAHLWLDGPLQPEGRVSGPARELFLDMNGIALRASPAGANIDTVTAFRRLGEITAPALVICGEADFSHIHARSRDMAAAMPNASFHSLHGAAHLPSLERPADIARLLMAYLAGT; from the coding sequence ATGCGGATTAGTCACAAGATCGCATCCGGACGCGCCACCCTGGCTGCCGAAGTCAGCGGCAGCGGCAGCCCCGTTGTCTTCCTGCATGCCGCCGTCTGCGACAGCCGGATGTGGCGCGCGCAGCTGGATGCCGCCGCCGCAAGCCATCTCGCCATCGCTTACGACAGACGCGGCTTTGGCCAGACCGTGGCTGAAACGGAAGATCACTCGGCGGTTGGCGATCTGCTGTCAGTGATCGATACCGTGGCGCCGGGCGCGCCGGCCATCCTGGTGGCCTGCTCCCAGGGCGGGCGTGTCGCGCTCGATGCAGCATTGCTGCATCCGGCGCGTATCCGTCATCTGGTGCTGATTTCGCCCTCGGTATCAGGTGCGCCGGATCCGGTGCTGTCGCCTGAAATCCAGGCGCTGATGGCGGCGCAAAAGACGGCGGAAGATGCCGGCGATCTGGATCGCGTGAATGCCCTGAAGGCGCATCTCTGGCTGGATGGCCCGCTGCAGCCCGAGGGCCGTGTCAGCGGTCCCGCGCGCGAGCTCTTCCTCGATATGAACGGCATTGCGCTACGCGCGTCGCCGGCCGGGGCAAATATTGATACCGTAACGGCCTTCCGGCGACTGGGCGAGATCACGGCGCCGGCGCTGGTGATCTGCGGCGAGGCCGATTTCTCACATATCCACGCACGCAGCCGCGACATGGCCGCGGCAATGCCGAATGCGTCGTTCCACTCGCTGCATGGCGCGGCGCATCTGCCGAGCCTGGAGCGCCCGGCAGACATCGCGCGTCTGCTGATGGCCTATCTCGCCGGAACTTAA
- a CDS encoding elongation factor G encodes MPNTAQSSPKESSPSVLSSPRVAAIVGPYTAGKTSLMEALLFVAGAIARKGAVAAGTSVGDASAEARSRQMTIEPNVTHCRFLDEPWVFLDCPGSVELAQEAMSALMVADIAIVVAEPDPARAVTLAPLLRFLDERRIPHVMFVNKLDKTSIRMRDLLSALQQVSSKPLVLREVPIRENDAITGYVDLVSERAYLWRENKVSDLVEMPDSVRPRETEARQQLLETIADFDDTLLEQLLEDRVPAPKDIYSRLRKDLAEDLIVPVFFGSAEHGNGVLRLWKALRHEAPHHEETMTRLDVDADDSKGDGLSATVFKTLHMSHTGKLSLARLWRGSISENAQLGGRRLSGLYRMMGGQSEKMAQARAGDIVGLGRLEEISTGQHLGSDGSGRAIADWPRPAQPVHAMALHPTDRKDDVKLTAALHKLCEEDPSLVMEQGGGELRLKGQGEIHLKLSLDKLQHRFNVGVHSSAPQTEYRETIRHGAYQHARFKRQSGGHGQFADIKVDIAPQARGAGYHFVNRVVGGAIPKNFIPAVDEGVRDSLVKGPLGFPVVDVMVTLTDGQYHSVDSSDQAFRTCGGLAMTEGLSKCAPVLLEPIQAVTFTVPTEYTAKVHAIVSSRRGQILGISARADWPGWDEIECYLPEAEMHDLAVELRSMTLGVGGFSSRFDHLQELAGKLADRVVEDRRRMLTAA; translated from the coding sequence ATGCCCAACACCGCTCAATCCTCGCCCAAAGAATCCTCGCCCAGTGTACTCAGCAGTCCCCGCGTCGCCGCCATCGTGGGGCCTTACACGGCAGGCAAGACCAGCCTGATGGAGGCGCTGCTGTTCGTGGCCGGCGCGATTGCGCGCAAAGGCGCCGTCGCCGCCGGCACATCGGTGGGCGATGCCAGCGCCGAAGCGCGCAGCCGGCAGATGACCATCGAGCCGAATGTCACGCATTGCCGTTTCCTCGACGAGCCCTGGGTTTTTCTCGATTGTCCCGGATCAGTCGAACTGGCGCAGGAAGCGATGAGCGCGCTGATGGTGGCCGATATCGCCATCGTGGTAGCCGAACCCGATCCCGCCCGCGCCGTGACCCTGGCGCCGCTGCTGCGCTTCCTGGATGAGCGCCGCATTCCGCATGTGATGTTCGTCAACAAGCTGGACAAGACCAGCATCCGCATGCGCGACCTGCTCTCGGCGCTGCAGCAGGTCTCCTCCAAGCCGCTGGTGCTGCGCGAGGTGCCGATCCGCGAGAATGACGCGATCACCGGCTATGTCGACCTGGTGTCGGAACGCGCGTATCTGTGGCGCGAGAACAAGGTGTCCGACCTGGTCGAGATGCCCGACAGCGTGCGGCCGCGCGAAACCGAGGCACGGCAGCAATTGCTGGAAACCATCGCAGATTTCGACGACACGCTGCTGGAACAGCTGCTGGAAGACCGCGTGCCGGCGCCGAAGGACATCTACAGTCGCCTGCGCAAGGATCTGGCCGAGGACCTGATCGTGCCGGTCTTCTTCGGCTCTGCCGAACATGGCAATGGCGTTCTGCGGCTGTGGAAGGCGCTCCGCCACGAAGCGCCGCATCACGAGGAAACCATGACGCGGCTGGATGTCGATGCCGACGACAGCAAGGGCGACGGCCTCAGCGCCACCGTGTTCAAGACGCTGCACATGTCACACACCGGCAAGCTGAGCCTGGCGCGACTGTGGCGCGGCAGCATCAGTGAGAATGCGCAGCTCGGCGGCCGGCGCCTGAGCGGTCTGTACCGCATGATGGGTGGCCAGAGCGAGAAGATGGCGCAGGCACGGGCCGGCGATATCGTCGGCCTCGGCCGGCTGGAGGAGATCAGCACCGGCCAGCATCTGGGCAGCGACGGCAGCGGCCGCGCGATTGCCGACTGGCCGCGCCCCGCCCAGCCGGTGCATGCCATGGCGCTGCATCCGACCGACCGCAAGGACGACGTGAAGCTGACCGCGGCGTTGCACAAGCTGTGCGAGGAAGATCCCAGCCTGGTCATGGAACAGGGCGGCGGTGAATTGCGGCTGAAGGGCCAGGGTGAAATCCACCTCAAGCTCAGCCTCGACAAGCTGCAGCACCGCTTCAATGTCGGCGTGCATAGCAGCGCGCCGCAGACCGAATACCGCGAGACGATCCGCCATGGCGCGTATCAGCATGCCCGCTTCAAGCGGCAGTCCGGCGGCCATGGCCAGTTCGCCGACATCAAGGTGGATATCGCGCCTCAAGCACGCGGCGCCGGCTATCACTTCGTCAACCGCGTGGTCGGCGGCGCGATCCCGAAGAATTTCATCCCGGCGGTGGATGAAGGCGTCCGGGACTCGCTGGTCAAAGGCCCGCTCGGCTTCCCGGTGGTGGATGTGATGGTGACGCTGACCGACGGGCAGTATCACTCGGTCGATTCATCGGATCAGGCCTTCCGCACCTGCGGCGGGCTGGCGATGACCGAGGGCCTGAGCAAATGCGCGCCGGTGCTGCTGGAGCCGATCCAGGCCGTCACCTTCACGGTGCCGACCGAATATACGGCGAAGGTGCATGCCATCGTGTCGTCGCGGCGCGGCCAGATTCTCGGCATCAGCGCCCGCGCCGACTGGCCGGGCTGGGACGAGATCGAATGCTATCTGCCCGAAGCCGAGATGCATGACCTGGCCGTCGAACTGCGCTCGATGACGCTGGGCGTCGGCGGCTTCAGTTCGCGCTTCGACCATCTGCAGGAGCTGGCGGGAAAGCTGGCCGACCGCGTGGTGGAAGATCGCAGGCGAATGCTGACGGCCGCTTAA
- a CDS encoding NCS2 family permease has protein sequence MLDRYFKLAENGTTVKTEVLAGVTTFLTMAYIIFVNPAILGDAGIDKGAAFVATCLAAAIGTAIMGLYANYPVALAPGMGLNAYFTYGVVLGMGHSWQVALGAVFVSGILFLILSILPVREKIINSIPMSQKYAIGAGIGLFLGLIGLKNAGIVVDHAATLVGLGKLMSPAVGMAILGFFVIAILDYRKVPGAIMISILGVTVLGIALGLSKFGGLVSAPPSLAPTLLQMDVKGALSLGLLTIVFAFLMVDLFDTAGTLVAVAPRAGLMNKDGTLKRLGPALVADATATVAGAALGTSTTTSYIESAAGIRVGGRTGLTAVVVAILFLLALFFAPLAGSIPVYATAPALIFVACVMASSLAKIDWEDITEYLPAVVTAVMMPFTFSIATGIGLGFITYVVLKLFTGRAKDIHPVMAAVSLVFLIKFIVA, from the coding sequence ATGCTTGATCGCTATTTCAAACTGGCCGAGAACGGCACCACGGTGAAAACCGAGGTGCTGGCCGGTGTCACCACCTTCCTCACCATGGCCTATATCATCTTCGTCAATCCGGCGATCCTGGGTGATGCCGGCATCGACAAGGGCGCGGCCTTCGTCGCCACCTGCCTGGCCGCTGCCATCGGCACCGCAATCATGGGCCTTTATGCGAATTACCCGGTCGCCCTGGCGCCGGGCATGGGCCTGAACGCCTATTTCACCTACGGCGTCGTGCTCGGCATGGGCCATAGCTGGCAGGTCGCGCTCGGCGCGGTCTTCGTCTCCGGCATCCTGTTCCTGATCCTCTCCATCCTGCCGGTGCGCGAGAAGATCATCAATTCGATCCCGATGTCGCAGAAATACGCCATCGGTGCCGGTATCGGCCTGTTCCTCGGCCTGATCGGCCTGAAGAATGCCGGCATCGTGGTGGATCATGCCGCCACGCTGGTCGGCCTGGGCAAGCTGATGAGCCCCGCCGTCGGCATGGCGATCCTCGGCTTCTTCGTGATCGCCATCCTCGACTATCGCAAGGTGCCCGGCGCGATCATGATCTCGATCCTCGGCGTCACCGTGCTCGGCATCGCGCTCGGCCTGTCGAAGTTCGGCGGTCTGGTGTCGGCGCCGCCCAGCCTGGCGCCCACGCTGCTGCAGATGGATGTCAAGGGCGCGCTGTCGCTCGGCCTGCTCACCATCGTCTTCGCCTTCCTGATGGTCGATCTGTTCGACACGGCGGGCACATTGGTTGCTGTCGCGCCGCGCGCCGGCCTGATGAACAAGGACGGCACGCTGAAGCGGCTCGGCCCCGCGCTGGTGGCCGATGCCACCGCCACGGTGGCTGGTGCCGCGCTCGGCACCTCCACCACCACCAGCTACATCGAATCGGCAGCCGGCATCCGTGTCGGCGGCCGCACCGGACTGACCGCGGTTGTGGTGGCGATCCTGTTCCTGCTGGCGCTGTTCTTCGCCCCCCTGGCCGGCTCGATCCCGGTCTATGCCACTGCGCCGGCGCTGATCTTCGTGGCCTGCGTCATGGCCAGCAGCCTGGCCAAGATCGATTGGGAAGACATCACCGAATATCTGCCGGCGGTGGTCACCGCAGTGATGATGCCCTTCACCTTCTCGATCGCCACCGGCATCGGCCTCGGCTTCATCACCTATGTCGTGCTGAAGCTCTTCACCGGCCGTGCCAAGGATATCCATCCGGTAATGGCAGCCGTGTCGCTGGTCTTCCTGATCAAGTTCATCGTCGCGTAA
- a CDS encoding GNAT family N-acetyltransferase, with the protein MSDVTDNTARSQYEMPVEGQIVFARYRRTGDTVALLHVESPVALRGTGAAGRLMQGIVELARQKNEKLVPLCSYAAAWMKRHPETADLLG; encoded by the coding sequence ATGAGCGACGTCACCGACAACACCGCCAGAAGCCAGTATGAGATGCCCGTCGAGGGCCAGATCGTGTTCGCGCGCTATCGCCGGACCGGGGATACAGTCGCGCTGCTGCATGTCGAGTCACCCGTTGCATTGCGGGGCACCGGCGCGGCCGGCCGGCTGATGCAGGGCATTGTTGAACTGGCGCGGCAGAAGAACGAGAAGCTGGTTCCGCTGTGCAGCTACGCGGCGGCCTGGATGAAGCGGCATCCCGAGACGGCGGATCTTCTGGGGTAA
- a CDS encoding EamA family transporter has protein sequence MEWAWIPITIWAAACQTLRTGLQKQLKGRLSTNGASFVRFAYGLPLAAAYLAACLYFTGRSLPEGHTEFYAWVAMGGVAQILATNLLILALSMRNFVVATAYSKTEALQAAAFGMLILAEPVSTAGVAAIVIGTVGVLLISLKGSDNALKSFLFGWMEKSALIGIGSGALFAVSAIGFRAASLSLGEDFLPLAAATTLVHAIVLQIALMLVYLLWREPGEISRVIAAWRPGLVVGFASAAGSAGWFTAMALMTAAYVRMLGMSEMIFTFLMSYLVFREKPSRTEIIGVVVLLGGILLGLAVRK, from the coding sequence ATGGAATGGGCTTGGATACCGATCACCATCTGGGCGGCGGCCTGCCAGACGCTGCGCACCGGCCTGCAGAAACAGCTGAAGGGCCGGCTGAGCACCAATGGCGCCAGCTTCGTGCGCTTCGCCTATGGCCTGCCGCTGGCGGCTGCCTATCTGGCCGCCTGCCTGTATTTCACCGGTCGCTCGCTGCCGGAGGGCCATACCGAATTCTATGCCTGGGTTGCCATGGGTGGCGTGGCGCAGATCCTCGCCACCAATCTCCTCATTCTGGCGCTGTCGATGCGCAACTTCGTCGTCGCGACCGCCTATTCGAAAACCGAGGCGCTGCAGGCCGCCGCCTTCGGCATGCTGATCCTGGCCGAACCGGTCAGCACGGCGGGTGTAGCGGCCATCGTGATCGGCACCGTCGGCGTGCTGCTGATCTCGCTGAAGGGCAGCGACAATGCGCTGAAGTCGTTCCTGTTCGGCTGGATGGAAAAATCCGCACTGATCGGCATCGGCTCGGGCGCGCTGTTCGCCGTCTCGGCCATCGGCTTCCGCGCGGCCTCTCTTTCGCTCGGCGAAGACTTCCTGCCACTGGCCGCCGCCACGACGCTGGTGCATGCCATCGTGCTGCAGATCGCGCTGATGCTGGTCTATCTGCTGTGGCGCGAGCCGGGCGAGATCAGCCGCGTGATCGCCGCCTGGCGGCCCGGCCTGGTGGTCGGCTTCGCCTCGGCCGCCGGCTCGGCCGGCTGGTTCACCGCCATGGCGCTGATGACGGCAGCCTATGTGCGCATGCTGGGCATGAGCGAGATGATCTTCACCTTCCTGATGTCGTATCTGGTGTTTCGCGAAAAACCCTCACGCACCGAGATCATCGGCGTGGTGGTGCTGCTGGGCGGCATCCTGCTTGGCCTCGCTGTGCGCAAATAG
- a CDS encoding substrate-binding periplasmic protein yields MRWRVIIASVAAGLLFACQIMSGGAAAAEVWRIACDDNFPPYNFVDGDKVVGLDAEIVAAMVKQAGAEVDFEPQPWSRVQDMLERGEVDAAFQFVGRPDRFEKYFMIGPHRMGQTVFAARSGSTIAVRDVNDLRGYRIGAIRGYTYGPAFDDATGLTRDTTAGDNLQLVRMLAAGRVDLIIGDREALSHFARTAGLHAQLQMLQPVLSEVPRFIAVPRSKPAIAARLDKALVDLRRNGGLAEILKRWE; encoded by the coding sequence ATGCGCTGGCGCGTCATCATCGCATCCGTGGCTGCCGGCCTGCTGTTTGCCTGCCAGATCATGTCTGGAGGCGCGGCGGCGGCAGAGGTCTGGCGCATCGCCTGCGACGACAATTTCCCGCCCTACAATTTCGTCGATGGCGACAAGGTCGTCGGCCTCGATGCCGAGATCGTCGCCGCCATGGTGAAACAGGCCGGTGCCGAGGTGGATTTCGAGCCGCAGCCCTGGAGCCGCGTGCAGGACATGCTGGAACGTGGCGAGGTGGATGCCGCCTTCCAGTTCGTCGGCCGGCCAGACCGGTTTGAAAAGTATTTCATGATCGGCCCGCATCGCATGGGGCAGACGGTGTTTGCCGCACGCAGCGGCAGCACCATTGCGGTGCGCGATGTCAACGATCTGCGCGGCTATCGCATCGGTGCGATCCGCGGCTACACCTACGGGCCGGCCTTCGATGACGCGACCGGTCTGACCAGGGACACGACGGCGGGCGACAACCTGCAGCTGGTGCGCATGCTGGCGGCCGGTCGTGTCGACCTGATCATCGGCGACCGCGAGGCGCTGAGCCATTTCGCCCGTACCGCCGGGCTGCATGCGCAGTTGCAGATGCTGCAGCCGGTGCTGTCCGAAGTGCCGCGATTTATTGCCGTGCCGCGCAGCAAGCCGGCGATCGCCGCGCGGCTGGACAAGGCGCTGGTCGATCTGCGCCGCAATGGCGGACTGGCGGAGATACTGAAGAGGTGGGAGTAA
- a CDS encoding SRPBCC family protein, with the protein MTNLQTAATRELSLTRVIDAPPALVYRAWTHHLAEWFAPKPLSITDTEIDFRAGGRFKFTMKDPTNGAEYPCDGVFLEVVPNERIVSTDAFTPGWQPTEKAFMVAITTFEDLGNGKTRYTARARHWSDEDLQAHEQMGFHEGWGQVADQLIEVVARLQAKG; encoded by the coding sequence ATGACCAATCTTCAGACTGCCGCCACCCGCGAACTGTCGCTGACCCGCGTGATCGATGCGCCCCCGGCGCTGGTCTACCGCGCCTGGACTCATCATCTGGCCGAATGGTTCGCGCCGAAGCCGCTGAGCATCACCGACACCGAGATCGACTTCCGCGCCGGCGGCCGCTTCAAGTTCACCATGAAGGACCCGACCAACGGCGCGGAATATCCTTGCGACGGCGTGTTCCTCGAAGTGGTGCCGAACGAACGCATTGTCTCCACCGATGCCTTCACGCCGGGCTGGCAGCCGACCGAGAAGGCCTTCATGGTGGCGATCACCACATTCGAGGACCTCGGCAACGGCAAGACGCGCTACACGGCGCGCGCGCGTCACTGGTCGGATGAAGACCTGCAGGCGCATGAGCAGATGGGCTTCCACGAAGGCTGGGGCCAGGTGGCGGATCAGCTGATCGAGGTGGTGGCGCGGCTGCAGGCGAAGGGGTGA
- a CDS encoding RNA polymerase sigma factor has translation MTDLTWIDTALKSARPQAVAALLRYFRGDLDRAEEAFQEACLRALQNWPGKGPPRDPAAWLIFVGRNSGVDDARRSLKHVALPEDDSLTDGGDVQDDMAERLDGAQYRDDILRLLFICCHPDLPNTQQIALALRIVSGLTVAEIASAFLVSESAMEQRITRAKRRIGEAEIAFATPGAAERVERLGVVAAMLYLLFNEGYSASGGDALIRQPLCAEAIRLARLLLRLFPSEPEIMGLTALMLLQHARAGARLDADGQIILLDDQDRSRWDADLIQEGLALLDKAVRHAKPGPMQVQAAIAALHARAAQAEDTDWAQIVQLYTTLERMQPSPVIALNRAVAVSKADSPEAALDLIEPLGPALANYFYFFGVKGALLQQLGRNEDARVAFDRAIALARTPAEAAHIRQHLDKLSKTA, from the coding sequence GTGACCGACCTGACCTGGATCGACACCGCACTGAAATCCGCCCGGCCACAGGCGGTGGCCGCATTGCTGCGCTATTTCCGCGGCGATCTGGATCGTGCGGAAGAAGCCTTCCAGGAAGCCTGCCTGCGCGCCCTGCAGAACTGGCCCGGGAAAGGCCCGCCGCGCGATCCGGCCGCCTGGCTGATTTTTGTCGGGCGCAATTCCGGCGTCGATGACGCACGCCGCAGCCTGAAGCATGTCGCGTTGCCGGAGGATGACAGCCTCACCGACGGGGGAGATGTGCAGGACGACATGGCCGAACGGCTGGACGGCGCGCAGTATCGCGACGACATCCTGCGGCTGCTGTTCATCTGCTGTCATCCCGATCTGCCGAACACGCAGCAGATCGCGCTCGCGCTCCGCATCGTGTCGGGCCTGACGGTGGCCGAGATCGCCAGCGCGTTTCTGGTCAGCGAAAGCGCGATGGAGCAGCGCATCACCCGGGCCAAGCGCCGCATCGGCGAAGCCGAGATCGCTTTCGCCACGCCGGGTGCGGCCGAACGCGTCGAGCGGCTCGGCGTGGTGGCGGCGATGCTCTACCTGCTGTTCAACGAAGGCTATTCCGCCAGCGGCGGCGATGCGCTGATCCGCCAGCCGCTCTGCGCCGAGGCGATCCGCCTCGCCCGCCTGCTGCTGCGGCTGTTCCCCTCCGAACCCGAGATCATGGGACTCACCGCGCTGATGCTGCTGCAGCATGCCCGCGCCGGGGCGCGGCTGGATGCCGACGGCCAGATCATCCTGCTGGACGACCAGGATCGTTCGCGCTGGGATGCCGACCTGATCCAGGAAGGCCTCGCCCTGCTCGACAAGGCGGTGCGGCATGCGAAGCCAGGGCCCATGCAGGTGCAGGCCGCCATCGCCGCGCTGCATGCGCGTGCGGCGCAAGCGGAAGACACCGACTGGGCACAGATCGTACAGCTTTACACGACGCTGGAACGCATGCAGCCCTCGCCGGTGATCGCGCTCAACCGCGCCGTCGCGGTCTCGAAAGCCGACAGCCCGGAAGCCGCGCTCGACCTGATCGAGCCGCTGGGCCCGGCACTGGCGAATTACTTCTATTTCTTCGGCGTGAAAGGCGCGCTGCTGCAGCAGCTCGGTCGCAATGAGGACGCCCGCGTGGCTTTCGACCGCGCCATTGCGCTGGCCCGCACCCCGGCCGAGGCCGCCCATATCCGCCAGCACCTCGACAAGCTGTCGAAAACTGCCTGA
- a CDS encoding YciI family protein, translated as MLYAILCYNDEAAVEAWPKAKDDAVIAKRRTVTDKLAAKGQLGPILRLMNTTAATTVRYGAEPVVIDGPFAETKEQLLGLYVIDVASLDEAVDIARGMAGKNGDGGSGAFEIRPLRAFIPDTEKRETMIS; from the coding sequence ATGCTTTACGCCATCCTTTGCTACAACGACGAAGCCGCCGTGGAAGCCTGGCCCAAGGCCAAGGACGACGCGGTAATCGCCAAGCGCCGCACCGTCACCGACAAGCTGGCCGCAAAGGGCCAGCTTGGGCCCATCCTGCGCCTGATGAACACCACTGCCGCCACCACGGTGCGCTATGGCGCCGAACCCGTCGTGATCGACGGGCCGTTCGCCGAAACCAAAGAGCAGCTGCTCGGCCTGTATGTGATCGACGTCGCCTCGCTGGACGAGGCCGTCGACATCGCGCGCGGCATGGCCGGCAAAAACGGCGATGGCGGCAGCGGCGCCTTCGAGATTCGTCCGCTGCGCGCCTTCATTCCTGACACTGAGAAACGGGAGACCATGATTTCGTGA
- a CDS encoding HPP family protein: MSSLLGFFRHQLPNLGPITYGESLRACFGVLVGILITGLLSRAALGPSNLPVLIAPLGASAVLLFAMPSSQMAQPWSILGGNIVSALIGTAVLRLLQLGLLSDLLPAAALAAALAIAAMYLLRCLHPPGGAVALTAVLGGPAIQEAGFSFAFWPVGLSSLLMLVVAFAFNNLTGRRYPHLTAVPRSIHNTKDPLPSRRVGVTPDDVAQVLQQQDEIYDVSPEDLGRLVQQAEMQAWHRRSGEVRIDDIMSRDVAVATPEMPLRAAWARMRGHRIKALPVVDDANRVVGIVTQTDFMVHAGWYAEPRSLRGLGSFIRRASWRNWPLAKTVDQVMTADVQCVSPELRVTELVPVMADLGRHHLPVVDGERRLVGIVTQSDLIAALFRRRLVTSSAA, encoded by the coding sequence ATGTCCTCGCTTCTCGGTTTCTTCAGGCATCAGCTGCCAAATCTCGGCCCGATCACCTATGGCGAAAGCCTGCGGGCCTGCTTCGGTGTGCTGGTTGGCATCCTGATCACCGGTCTGCTCAGCCGCGCAGCGCTAGGGCCCAGCAACCTGCCGGTGCTGATCGCGCCGCTTGGCGCCTCGGCCGTGCTGCTGTTCGCCATGCCGTCGAGCCAGATGGCGCAGCCCTGGTCGATCCTCGGCGGCAATATCGTCTCGGCGCTGATCGGCACGGCTGTGTTGCGCCTGCTGCAGCTCGGCCTGCTGTCGGATCTGCTGCCGGCGGCGGCACTGGCGGCGGCGCTGGCAATCGCAGCGATGTATCTGCTGCGCTGCCTGCATCCGCCGGGTGGCGCGGTGGCGCTCACCGCCGTGCTCGGCGGTCCGGCCATCCAGGAGGCTGGCTTCAGCTTCGCCTTCTGGCCGGTGGGCCTGAGCTCGCTGCTCATGCTGGTGGTGGCCTTTGCCTTCAACAACCTGACCGGCCGCCGCTATCCGCATCTCACGGCTGTCCCGCGCAGCATCCACAACACCAAAGACCCGCTGCCCAGCCGCCGCGTCGGCGTCACGCCGGACGATGTCGCGCAGGTGCTGCAGCAGCAGGACGAAATCTACGATGTCAGTCCCGAGGATCTCGGCCGTCTGGTGCAGCAGGCCGAAATGCAGGCCTGGCATCGCCGCAGCGGCGAGGTGCGCATCGACGACATCATGTCGCGCGACGTGGCGGTGGCGACGCCGGAGATGCCGCTGCGCGCCGCCTGGGCGCGGATGCGCGGCCATCGCATCAAGGCACTGCCGGTGGTGGACGATGCGAACCGCGTGGTCGGGATCGTCACCCAGACCGATTTCATGGTCCATGCCGGCTGGTATGCCGAACCGCGCTCGCTGCGGGGTCTTGGCAGCTTCATCCGCCGCGCCAGCTGGCGCAACTGGCCGCTGGCCAAGACGGTCGACCAGGTCATGACCGCCGATGTGCAATGTGTAAGTCCTGAGCTGCGCGTCACCGAGCTGGTGCCGGTGATGGCTGATCTCGGCCGCCATCATCTGCCGGTGGTGGATGGCGAACGCCGCCTGGTCGGCATCGTCACGCAGTCGGATCTGATCGCCGCGCTGTTCCGCCGCCGCCTGGTGACATCCTCGGCGGCCTGA
- a CDS encoding alternative oxidase: MTADQTPHHVPQDISDRIARGLVKVMRFFADAFFARRYGHRAVVLETVAGVPGMVGGMLVHLKSLRRMADDRGWIHTLLEEAENERMHLMVFADIAKPNAVERLLVLLVQGAFFNAYFVLYLVAPKTAHRVVGYLEEEAVASYTQYLAEIDSGRQDNIPAPRIAIDYWKLAGDARLREVVLATRADEAKHRDVNHRFADVLAGERPGAKPAEKGGPAD; the protein is encoded by the coding sequence ATGACCGCCGACCAGACGCCCCATCACGTTCCGCAGGATATCTCCGACCGCATCGCGCGCGGGCTGGTGAAGGTCATGCGCTTTTTCGCCGATGCCTTCTTTGCCAGACGCTACGGCCATCGCGCCGTGGTGCTGGAAACCGTGGCGGGCGTGCCGGGCATGGTGGGCGGCATGCTGGTGCATCTGAAAAGCCTGCGCCGCATGGCCGATGATCGCGGCTGGATTCACACCCTGCTGGAAGAAGCCGAAAACGAGCGCATGCATCTGATGGTGTTTGCCGACATTGCCAAACCCAATGCCGTTGAGCGTTTGCTGGTGCTGCTGGTGCAGGGCGCATTCTTCAACGCCTATTTCGTGCTCTATCTCGTGGCGCCGAAAACGGCGCATCGCGTGGTTGGCTATCTGGAGGAAGAGGCGGTGGCCAGCTACACCCAGTATCTGGCCGAGATCGACAGCGGCCGGCAGGACAACATCCCGGCGCCGCGCATCGCCATCGACTACTGGAAGCTGGCCGGGGATGCGCGGCTCCGCGAGGTCGTGCTGGCGACGCGGGCCGACGAGGCCAAGCATCGCGACGTCAATCACCGCTTCGCCGATGTGCTGGCGGGCGAACGCCCGGGGGCGAAGCCGGCCGAGAAAGGCGGGCCGGCGGACTAG